From a single Pseudophryne corroboree isolate aPseCor3 chromosome 6, aPseCor3.hap2, whole genome shotgun sequence genomic region:
- the MAP1A gene encoding microtubule-associated protein 1A produces the protein METEAGCAEAFGVTMETGAGSALHLQHHGERRPGLPAAAAAARWDPRKHYLLIVIGDIATEGQLQAVRDHLEHGIRSWNISLESCDLDEQLKLFVTRHLAHFSPDVKGQRTLQHQSDVLQTVILVNPNADNIVTEVRSLITDPSAYKLLILSGQCSDQEGDLILQSGTFPLPKLGEVFSDAEVCQLFSNTDPEVKASLTVSCLEEGDWCNFGHSSFQDIIHLKLNPELVLPEMDGVSEFADYVSETVDVPSPFDLLEPPNSGGFLKLSKPCCYIFPGGRGDSALFAVNGFNILVDGGSERKSCFWKLVRHLDRIDSILLTHIGADNLPGINGLLQRKIAEQDEEQSQGSTAYSDWMKNLISPELGVVFFNVPDKLKMPESSMKVKRSIEEACLTLQYLNKLGIKAEPLYRVVSNAIEPITLFHKMGVGRLDMYVLNPVKDSKEMQFLMQKWAGNSKAKTGIILANGKEGEISVPYLTSITALVVWLPASPTEKIVRVLFPGNAPQNKILEGLEKLKHLDYLRYPVATQKDISSGGPPSIGKHTKIKQRADSKESLKSSTRPSTGKPSKREDISEELSREVKSELSKETKIEKKAKESTDKHTEKSSKIEKTKTDVSDSTKTEKRKLLKEKTGKKYIKDKISKLEEKKDKEKKEIKKEKIDIKKENIKKEEKKDVKREEKKKEIKPEVKKLPKYDLRPFTPEVRKTLHKAKAPGKIRTEKVKNKFEKETTADKKVSHLHPVNLEKIPQVADITEQRSAMSTPEDLTKDFEELKHEQINKKEDTILLENETFESRPTDMLVLQNQLRDDIMLDEVTSDKKSPLESPDEGITTTDMEGDSQHEEKPIYQADETTEMVDEGAAMEEPAEMVEFEEELITEEEAETTPDAGKKLSGRSRLESMPTLDIQDLETDEDKENELDEKGILDRKQKEEIIEQCKDDYIKKVEEKETERSIEVVEKAEVEEMEDYAEEIGDELKHKEDEHTKREEDMTCDFTMSLQKDSDLKTNICKDVSKEPSYLACVPVQSGTATEHISYIQDETMPGFSETEQTISDEEIHDEQEERIPHLQYDVGSYDISVPDHPGSFEAIHGIKAVSSSIVSAKGYVIQEPEIVGYPANIVAAPLAEEEHVSSATSITECDKLSSFATSVAEDQSVASITAPKTEETGKSSLLLDTANSIPTSHTEATQGIEYLPSAGTISPTSSLEEDKCFKSPPPEDFQSLMASMKGQLTESCLGKEDEDDETLDKRHYSALLFSEDGATDIQYTYSRDGKTSPAVPCVEAEKFDSSLGEAEERCLSPDDSTVKMASPTQSGPTSTGHTPFHQSPVEDRSETTQAELFEAADILIHEKERKSEKLTEYEPTHESTEPQYKITTLKEVPSAIAAQMDEVEDFTTSGAMYSCNQDDVAEFSQVTKEIMAAEGEQIPERNIDLTSDNFTKLSMSPEPYMQFEDLVSNKEVPHEDFIMSHKTEHIEEKIDPLQSMSPTQMPTDYGDYAGSAEQSPVNDERSAESSSQDLFLGDAKSLSFTEQGREDDTSLQMSLIEQCPIVNETYQGSPTKEIYLDNESSFNLKDQTQMKDTKYKSDEMSPGYVEFLLSTEESFCEDQKHLKAIDAQFQDNDQSLPNAEPNTDKETFPEVYSGESSVPKTHSFHYDGQAQQKEEKSLVISSSSPDESESFSFADHSPHKEMESIEITETETSPLNEALKENPHAAFSLGHIKSADILKSSLEKKGFSETSEKDVPPDDEINNEDSFETENIYMTQLTEKKVWFTEEKQKEFQYLTKEHKLRYTEEGESTFLDDSHDWEDQTALNVDVFNQSTTSKTDSDIIGTEYAHFQEEKQEDYLEESLHVSGEDKAPSQESISQLETTYPSDEADLLNKLPYVTTSSPVNALFEKQDGVNKASIHQGSSIESVHVKLPVDKGFEDHESEEDEEYPYSQAHHDLPVSSYESSITDKKCDLQLGEEMINLFDKYEHSPVTQASCDSFPEQPSTADYTFQEQTKQEHEPYDSATEHTEQYVETSYTGNVSFSKDNMDFNFGDNQDDLKKDLSKRDKKVSPSSLDYHLGANLKSSCSPFELYSHENETCGSTKRSTVEEREPTPYPDDKSFQYADIYEKIVASGVGHIIEESEPCSAGYLEKEKIDIPSLETYTSKNELHDQMSSKEEESHLYTLTEKELSSPISPKETGDTTAFEYTETQQQLSESLDSGTKTNIFAVEETEQLHMEASSDKAQKEKPGEQVEVLSHSTDHSPNTDKLEDDYHERASYLTAPHQEDDNISLVSENISVVDARPSQAKYSYYEKTETWEENASDSEVEKGAKEKSEKETKCPAIHEDTESSHEMYTYDHSKEKNNLSNFSVLSETPDVDTEHFNVQTEIKTMEFSGIEPVEPSSSASAEYSSHEDEHGRESSDYEYTYSPFKSKIDFTKDVHGYQFQTEYPVQQSSGLAGIEVPAPESEDSSRVFSATAKENEDFSSCEHHLQSLSFTGSKEPGKDNLSISHVTKEHDEYLQVSERSCETDTSINRFSPVSPQEDELYSKFSGRHYTQAEYQKEDSLSASETSSEASTPVKKDTTEGLYSQMISSYVADSEAAVRNLWDVSPLVPADATKPCSPVEKDVTDDRESMCSYDMDDCTLPCRIDCKRTHCTSKADTVKETIGEHQGSTQVENAEAMPSLSNVLTSFPPHQQEEPSTANGPTEINTMTEVFHHSQYVEKEFYTSEVRDEKASPESDRESSPFSEEDTEKPNRPLSLSSPENTFQPFIPDAQRGRGSEDHGDASHEIEPCMGTSSEYEHKSSSSEYLHRKGELSPSFINPSPLHLSDDSDVSQDEGQPSVKGRTHHVKVHYLKVDEDETPPTSVSDSGSSQSDSDVPPETEECPSITADAAMDSDEDADFLPVDKAMGNSHHSSARHGHDPHPTPMMDPYPHPPHPDVCMVDPEMLVNELNISKGEKVLKKDLKEKKIVRKPLSKPKSNSPVRKLEPKGKRSPTLTKQTSREATEKSVKNATLRKDATEKSQKLRIPLQSHSSRGEDKDDVSKSSNPGKLVNGIKSTGTSSSKSSSIIPPGPPVYVDLAYIPNHCNSKNTDLEFFKRVRAAYYVVSGNDAANGEPNRAVLDALLEGKSQWGENLQVTLIPTHDTEVTREWYQQTHEKQQELNIMVLASSSTVVMQDESFPACKIEF, from the exons GTACGTTCCTTGATCACAGATCCCTCAGCTTACAAACTCCTTATCCTAAGTGGTCAGTGCTCAGACCAGGAAGGGGATTTAATTCTGCAGAGTGGGACTTTTCCTTTACCTAAACTCGGGGAGGTGTTCAGTGACGCAGAG GTTTGCCAGCTCTTCAGTAATACTGATCCAGAGGTTAAGGCTTCTCTAACAGTTTCTTGCTTGGAAGAAGGTGATTGGTGCAACTTTGGACATTCCAGTTTCCAAGATATTATTCATTTAAAACTCAATCCTGAACTAGTGTTACCTGAAATGGATGGGGTTTCAGAGTTTGCAGACTATGTGTCAGAGACTGTTGATGTTCCTTCTCCATTTGATCTTCTAGAGCCACCAAATTCAGGTGGCTTTTTGAAGCTGTCAAAGCCATGTTGTTACATATTTCCTGGTGGAAGAGGAGACTCTGCCCTTTTTGCTGTCAATGGATTTAATATCCTTGTAGATGGAGGCTCTGAAAGAAAGTCCTGCTTCTGGAAGCTGGTTCGACATCTAGATAGAATTGACTCCATATTGCTGACGCATATTGGAGCAGATAATCTACCTGGAATAAATGGACTTCTTCAGAGAAAGATAGCTGAACAAGATGAAGAACAATCTCAGGGCTCCACTGCTTACAGTGATTGGATGAAGAACCTTATATCTCCAGAGCTGGGTGTTGTCTTCTTTAATGTTCCAGATAAGCTCAAAATGCCGGAATCTAGTATGAAGGTTAAAAGAAGTATAGAAGAAGCTTGTCTGACATTACAATACTTAAATAAACTAGGAATTAAAGCAGAACCTTTATACAGGGTAGTGAGTAACGCTATAGAGCCCATTACATTGTTCCATAAAATGGGAGTTGGCAGGTTGGATATGTACGTCTTGAATCCAGTAAAAGACAGCAAAGAAATGCAGTTTTTAATGCAAAAATGGGCTGGAAACAGCAAAGCAAAAACTGGTATAATTTTAGCAAATGGGAAAGAGGGTGAAATATCAGTACCGTATCTCACATCTATAACAGCCCTTGTTGTTTGGCTCCCTGCAAGCCCCACTGAGAAAATTGTGCGTGTATTGTTTCCTGGAAATGCTCCACAAAATAAGATTCTTGAAGGTCTAGAAAAGCTGAAACATTTAGATTACTTGAGGTACCCAGTAGCAACACAAAAAGATATTTCCAGTGGTGGTCCACCATCTATTGGTAAGCACACCAAAATAAAACAAAGAGCTGACAGCAAAGAAAGCCTAAAATCCTCCACACGACCAAGCACGGGTAAACCAAGTAAAAGGGAAGATATTTCAGAAGAGTTGTCCAGAGAAGTTAAATCAGAGCTTTCAAAAGAGACAAAAATTGAGAAAAAGGCTAAGGAATCCACAGATAAACATACTGAGAAATCGTCAAAGATTGAAAAGACAAAAACAGATGTCAGTGATTCCACAAAAACAGAAAAAAGGAAACTTCTAAAGGAGAAAACAGGCAAAAAGTATATCAAGGACAAGATTTCTAAACttgaagaaaaaaaagacaaagaaaagaaagaaataaagaaagagaaaatagatataaaaaagGAAAATATTAAAAAGGAGGAAAAGAAAGATGTAAAGcgggaagaaaagaaaaaagaaattaaaCCTGAAGTTAAGAAACTGCCAAAATATGATTTACGTCCATTTACACCAGAAGTGAGGAAAACATTACACAAAGCAAAAGCTCCAGGCAAAATCCGAACTGAAAAAGTGAAAAATAAATTTGAGAAAGAGACCACAGCAGACAAAAAGGTAAGCCACCTTCACCCAGTAAATCTGGAAAAGATTCCACAAGTTGCTGATATAACAGAACAAAGATCAGCTATGTCAACCCCTGAAGATCTCACTAAGGACTTTGAGGAGTTAAAGCATGAACAAATTAATAAAAAAGAAGATACCATTCTCTTAGAAAATGAGACTTTTGAAAGCAGACCAACAGATATGTTAGTGTTGCAGAACCAATTGAGAGATGACATCATGTTAGATGAGGTCACATCAGATAAGAAAAGTCCTCTTGAGTCCCCAGATGAGGGAATCACCACCACTGACATGGAGGGAGACTCACAACATGAAGAGAAGCCAATATACCAAGCAGATGAGACAACAGAAATGGTTGATGAAGGTGCAGCGATGGAAGAACCTGCTGAGATGGTAGAATTTGAGGAAGAGCTAATAACGGAAGAAGAGGCTGAAACAACCCCAGATGCAGGAAAGAAGTTATCAGGCAGAAGCAGATTAGAATCAATGCCAACTTTAGATATACAAGACCTGGAAACTGATGAAGATAAAGAGAATGAATTGGATGAAAAGGGTATTTTAGACAGAAAGCAAAAGGAAGAAATAATTGAGCAATGTAAAGATGACTATATTAAAAAAGTAGAAGAAAAAGAAACTGAAAGAAGCATTGAGGTGGTGGAAAAGGCAGAGGTAGAAGAAATGGAGGACTATGCAGAAGAAATTGGAGATGAGCTGAAGCATAAAGAAGATGAACACACCAAAAGGGAAGAAGATATGACCTGTGATTTTACAATGTCATTGCAGAAAGACTCAGATTTAAAAACAAACATTTGCAAAGATGTTTCAAAGGAACCCTCCTACTTGGCTTGTGTCCCTGTGCAATCTGGAACTGCTACAGAGCATATTTCATACATACAAGATGAAACTATGCCTGGCTTTTCAGAGACTGAACAGACAATCTCTGATGAAGAAATACATGATGAACAGGAAGAAAGAATCCCTCACCTCCAGTATGATGTAGGAAGTTACGATATTTCTGTGCCAGACCATCCTGGATCATTTGAGGCCATACATGGAATTAAAGCTGTTTCATCTTCTATTGTGTCTGCAAAAGGTTATGTGATACAAGAGCCTGAAATAGTGGGTTATCCTGCAAATATTGTTGCTGCACCCCTTGCAGAGGAGGAGCATGTTTCCTCAGCAACATCGATAACAGAATGTGATAAACTATCTTCCTTTGCTACATCTGTTGCAGAAGACCAATCTGTTGCTTCTATTACTGCACCAAAAACAGAAGAGACAGGAAAAAGTTCATTATTACTCGACACTGCCAATAGCATTCCCACTTCCCACACTGAGGCAACGCAGGGCATAGAGTACTTGCCATCTGCAGGCACCATATCACCAACTTCTTCTCTAGAGGAAGATAAATGTTTTAAATCCCCACCACCAGAAGATTTTCAATCACTGATGGCTTCCATGAAAGGTCAACTGACTGAGAGCTGCCTGGGAAAAGAGGATGAAGATGATGAGACACTTGATAAAAGGCATTACAGTGCCCTTCTGTTTTCTGAAGATGGGGCTACTGATATTCAGTACACATATAGTAGAGACGGAAAGACATCTCCTGCTGTTCCTTGTGTTGAAGCAGAAAAATTTGATTCAAGTCTTGGAGAGGCTGAGGAGAGATGTTTAAGTCCTGATGACAGTACAGTAAAAATGGCATCTCCCACACAGTCAGGCCCTACAAGCACAGGGCACACGCCTTTTCACCAGTCTCCTGTGGAAGACCGATCTGAAACTACACAAGCTGAACTCTTTGAAGCAGCCGACATACTCATACATGAAAAGgaaagaaaaagtgaaaaactgACTGAATATGAACCAACTCATGAAAGTACAGAGCCACAATATAAGATTACTACCCTAAAAGAAGTGCCTTCTGCAATTGCAGCACAGATGGATGAAGTTGAAGACTTTACAACAAGTGGGGCAATGTATTCATGTAACCAAGATGATGTTGCAGAATTCTCACAAGTAACCAAAGAAATAATGGCAGCTGAGGGAGAACAAATACCGGAGAGAAACATTGACCTTACCTCAGATAATTTCACAAAGCTATCAATGAGTCCTGAACCATATATGCAATTTGAAGATTTAGTTTCAAATAAGGAAGTCCCTCATGAAGATTTCATAATGTCCCATAAGACAGAACATATAGAAGAGAAAATTGACCCATTGCAATCAATGTCACCCACACAAATGCCAACAGATTATGGTGACTATGCAGGTAGTGCAGAGCAAAGTCCTGTAAATGATGAAAGGTCGGCAGAGAGCTCTAGCCAAGACCTTTTCCTAGGAGATGCAAAGTCACTTTCTTTTACTGAACAAGGAAGAGAAGATGATACATCTTTGCAAATGTCTTTAATAGAGCAATGTCCAATTGTAAATGAAACATATCAAGGAAGTCCCACAAAAGAAATATATTTAGACAATGAAAGTTCTTTTAATTTGAAAGATCAAACTCAAATGAAAGACACTAAATATAAATCTGATGAAATGTCACCCGGATATGTGGAATTTTTGTTGTCCACAGAGGAAAGCTTTTGTGAAGATCAAAAACATCTAAAGGCTATTGATGCACAATTTCAAGATAATGATCAGTCCTTACCTAATGCAGAACCTAACACTGATAAAGAAACATTTCCAGAAGTCTATTCAGGAGAATCATCAGTGCCAAAAACCCATTCATTTCACTATGATGGACAAGCTCAACAAAAAGAAGAAAAATCTCTAGTCATTTCATCTTCAAGCCCTGATGAGTCAGAATCATTTTCTTTTGCAGATCACAGTCCACATAAGGAAATGGAATCCATTGAAATTACAGAAACTGAGACAAGTCCTTTAAATGAAGCATTGAAAGAAAATCCTCATGCAGCATTTTCCCTTGGCCATATAAAATCAGCAGATATTTTAAAAAGTTCACTGGAAAAGAAGGGCTTCTCAGAAACATCTGAGAAGGATGTGCCTCCAGATGATGAAATTAATAATGAAGACTCCTTTGAAACTGAAAACATTTATATGACACAATTAACTGAGAAAAAGGTATGGTTTACAGAGGAAAAACAAAAAGAATTCCAATACCTTACAAAGGAACACAAGCTGCGGTATACTGAAGAGGGAGAGAGTACTTTCCTTGATGATTCACATGATTGGGAAGATCAAACTGCCTTAAATGTAGATGTATTTAACCAATCAACCACTAGTAAAACAGATAGCGATATAATaggtacagaatatgcacattttcAAGAGGAAAAACAAGAAGACTATTTAGAGGAGTCACTACATGTGTCTGGTGAAGACAAGGCACCATCTCAAGAATCTATCTCTCAACTAGAAACAACATATCCTTCAGATGAAGCAGACTTGTTAAACAAACTTCCCTATGTAACAACATCTTCACCTgttaatgctttatttgaaaagcaGGATGGAGTTAATAAGGCCTCAATTCATCAAGGTAGCAGCATAGAAAGTGTACATGTAAAATTGCCTGTAGACAAGGGTTTTGAAGACCATGAGTCAGAAGAGGATGAAGAGTATCCATATTCACAGGCTCACCATGATCTACCAGTTTCCTCTTATGAAAGCAGTATAACTGATAAGAAATGTGACCTTCAGCTTGGAGAGGAAATGATTAATTTATTTGACAAATATGAACATTCTCCAGTAACGCAAGCAAGCTGTGATTCTTTCCCAGAGCAACCGTCCACAGCTGACTATACATTTCAAGAACAGACCAAACAAGAACATGAACCTTATGATAGTGCTACAGAGCACACAGAACAATATGTTGAAACATCGTACACAGGGAACGTATCATTTTCTAAAGATAATATGGACTTTAACTTTGGAGACAACCAGGATGACCTTAAAAAAGATCTTTCAAAACGAGACAAAAAAGTTTCTCCAAGCTCATTGGATTATCATTTAGGTGCAAACTTGAAGTCATCATGCAGTCCCTTTGAATTGTATTCCCATGAAAACGAGACATGCGGCTCTACAAAAAGAAGTACTGTAGAAGAAAGGGAACCAACACCATACCCAGATGACAAATCTTTTCAGTATGCTGATATATATGAAAAGATAGTTGCATCTGGGGTTGGACACATCATAGAAGAGTCTGAGCCATGTAGTGCTGGCTATCTAGAGAAGGAAAAAATAGATATCCCATCCTTAGAAACATACACATCTAAAAATGAACTCCATGACCAGATGTCCTCAAAAGAAGAGGAATCTCACTTATATACCTTAACCGAGAAAGAACTTTCTTCACCGATATCACCAAAAGAAACAGGAGATACCACTGCCTTTGAATACACAGAGACACAGCAACAGTTATCAGAGAGTTTGGATAGTGGTACAAAAACAAATATTTTTGCTGTTGAAGAAACTGAACAATTACACATGGAGGCATCCTCTGACAAGGCTCAAAAAGAGAAACCAGGAGAGCAGGTTGAGGTACTGTCACACAGCACAGACCATTCACCAAACACAGATAAATTGGAAGATGATTACCATGAAAGGGCTTCTTACCTTACTGCACCACATCAGGAGGACGATAATATCAGTTTAGTTAGTGAAAACATTAGCGTAGTAGACGCCAGACCTAGTCAAGCTAAGTACTCTTACTATGAGaagacagagacatgggaagaaaaTGCAAGTGATTCTGAAGTAGAAAAAGGAGCCaaagaaaaatcagaaaaggagacaaaGTGTCCTGCTATACATGAAGATACTGAAAGCTCACATGAAATGTACACATATGATCATTCCAAGGAAAAAAACAATTTATCTAATTTCAGTGTTCTTTCTGAAACTCCAGATGTAGACACTGAACATTTTAATGTTCAGACTGAAATTAAAACCATGGAATTCAGTGGAATCGAACCTGTGGAACCATCCTCCTCTGCAAGTGCAGAATACAGTTCCCATGAGGATGAACATGGAAGAGAATCTAGTGATTATGAGTACACCTATTCTCCTTTCAAGTCAAAAATTGATTTTACAAAGGATGTACATGGATACCAGTTTCAAACAGAGTACCCAGTGCAACAATCTTCAGGTTTAGCAGGAATAGAGGTTCCAGCTCCTGAATCTGAAGATTCATCCAGAGTATTTTCagccacagcaaaagaaaatgaaGATTTTTCATCATGTGAGCATCATTTACAATCATTGTCCTTTACAGGCTCTAAAGAACCAGGTAAAGACAACTTGAGTATATCACATGTAACAAAGGAACATGATGAATACCTACAGGTTTCTGAAAGGTCTTGTGAAACCGATACATCAATAAATAGATTTTCACCTGTAAGCCCTCAGGAAGATGAATTATATTCTAAATTTTCTGGACGACACTACACACAAGCGGAGTACCAGAAAGAAGACTCTCTCAGTGCATCAGAAACATCATCTGAAGCCAGCACCCCAGTTAAAAAGGATACCACTGAAGGTTTATATTCACAAATGATTAGCAGCTATGTAGCAGATTCAGAAGCAGCTGTCAGGAATTTGTGGGATGTGTCTCCCCTTGTTCCTGCTGATGCAACCAAGCCTTGTTCACCAGTTGAGAAAGATGTCACTGATGATCGTGAATCCATGTGCTCTTATGACATGGATGACTGTACATTGCCATGCAGAATTGATTGTAAAAGAACACATTGCACATCAAAGGCTGACACAGTGAAAGAAACTATTGGTGAGCACCAGGGGTCTACACAGGTGGAAAATGCAGAAGCGATGCCTTCACTTTCCAATGTTCTGACTTCATTTCCACCTCATCAGCAAGAAGAGCCATCCACAGCAAATGGCCCTACCGAAATTAACACTATGACAGAGGTATTCCATCATTCACAGTATGTTGAAAAAGAGTTTTACACTTCTGAAGTACGGGATGAAAAGGCATCTCCAGAATCAGATAGAGAATCTTCTCCATTTTCTGAGGAAGATACAGAGAAGCCAAATAGACCTCTTTCTCTCTCATCTCCAGAGAACACATTTCAGCCTTTTATTCCTGATGCACAAAGAGGTAGAGGATCTGAAGATCATGGAGATGCTTCCCATGAGATTGAGCCATGTATGGGGACATCCAGTGAGTATGAGCACAAATCATCTTCCTCTGAATATTTACACAGGAAGGGGGAACTCTCTCCTTCCTTCATTAACCCTAGCCCACTTCACCTTTCAGATGACAGTGATGTTTCACAAGATGAAGGTCAACCTTCAGTTAAGGGTAGAACTCATCATGTAAAAGTTCATTATCTTAAAGTTGATGAAGATGAAACACCACCAACATCGGTCAGTGATTCAGGATCCTCTCAATCAGACTCAGATGTTCCTCCAGAAACTGAAGAATGCCCATCAATTACAGCTGATGCTGCAATGGACTCTGATGAAGATGCAGACTTTCTTCCTGTAGATAAAGCAATGGGAAATTCTCACCACAGCAGCGCAAGGCATGGTCATGATCCTCACCCTACTCCAATGATGGATCCTTATCCCCACCCTCCTCATCCTGATGTCTGTATGGTCGATCCTGAAATGTTAGTTAATGAGTTGAATATAAGTAAAGGAGAGAAGGTGCTCAAAAAAGATCTAAAGGAGAAAAAGATTGTCAGGAAGCCTTTAAGtaaacccaaatcaaactctccagTTAGGAAATTAGAGCCTAAGGGTAAACGTTCTCCAACGCTGACAAAACAGACATCTCGAGAGGCAACAGAAAAATCTGTGAAAAATGCAACATTGAGGAAAGATGCAACAGAGAAATCCCAGAAGCTAAGAATCCCATTGCAGTCACATTCTTCAAGGGGAGAAGACAAAGATGATGTTTCTAAGAGCAGTAATCCTGGCAAGCTAGTAAATGGCATCAAATCTACAG